tgaggagtttgagagccgccgctccctccccctctaggtacgggtggttcaggtgcccacccgtattgcccctCAGGGGGCATattggtcgtccaccgggtaaggctgATAGCCACCCAGAGcttgcgaactttgggtttgaggaggggccgaaaattccgtttccggactaggaaatggttgcgagCCGAActattcgtggttccaaccgtgggagtcggaggggtgatcgccggagtcggacatttttttgttgtaagagtgaaagaaagattgagaattgtaagaatggaaatgagagaatttagatgagaattgtatagtgtggtgtgaaattttttgtgtggaagtgggggtatttatagatgaaaatgtgaatttttggggaaagaaaattgaaaaataaatcaaaagtggggagaaaacggatataatttttgaaaagtgagaatatattttttttattttaatcgaattttttaattaaaatacgattttaaaaaaaataagaaaattaccAACAGTATTGCCATTGGCCAATCAGAGAAGGACACGTCAGGTGCTCGcaggcacggacgtgctcgatgcatcgagcagcgtcgtgccagcggcgagagcgcagcggcggacaaccACTGGCGGAGGCAACATAGAACAGTTGTGCCCCCAGTTATTGTGTATGTAGTATAGTATTGATATTAGGATTACAAAAGCCATTGGTGGTCCGGTGGTTGGCGTGTAGAGACCTGAGTTCGATACCTCCTTAGCTCACCTGTTTTTTCCATTTGTAGTTTATAATTCTATGTTCCTTCTTTTATAtacttatttactttttctattttcctCAGCTGTTTTCTATTTATAATTCTATGTTCCCTACTTTTGTATACTTATTTACCTCACTTGTTTTTCCATTTATagtttataattatatgttCCCTACTTTTGTATACTTATTTACCTTTTCTATATTGTATACTAATTATGTTAACTTTGAATATTAAGTTTTTTTATGTTCgttctttttaatattttgtggtatttcatatatacatgtatataatttattttaccttgtttatattttaaaatattatttttttatatgtggTATGCTTATTTAACATCTGATTTGTACCCCCAATTTAAAATGTCTGGATCCGCTACTGCGGACAGTGGGTGCCGTGccactggcacggacggacggacggacgccgtacTTTTAaccactgcggatgctctaataatgcatacttaattaatgattaattttttgttataattCTGCTGTCATAAATTTTGAAATCGACTACTCCTGTTTTGACTTTTGAGCATGCCAGCCACTTCCAACATACTCATACTGCATGCCTTATGTGTATAAAACGCATTTTcaacttactttttttttaaatcataatTATCATTTATATTACAGTTTTCATTgatttctatttaattttataactattgaaattagaatatttcaatataaaatcatacgttttcaattttttaaaattatcctGCGATAATTATAATCAAAACTAATGTGACAATAAAATCATTTTGTTTCAGattaacaaattttttttaattaacacTTAAAAACTAAATGACGTCGTTTATCCAAAACAACGTAGTTTTGTTGTAACATCatagtatttgatttttttatacattaatttaatttttgaccATTGTAGGAcaataacaaaaaattgaaatattataattttatatttagatttcaaaaattatgaaattaaccaaaataaaaaaaatactattacaCTAACTAAACGCTTATATGGTTTGTTGTTTTATTGGTGTTTATATTGGCAATATCTACAAACAGATGAAAATTCAAAACTAGAGACTCAATTATAAACACCAACAAAACCAATAAATTTGCCCAAGATAGTTCGTACCAGAATATCAACTCATCTTTAGTCACCAAAGAGTTCATCATAATATGACTTGTTATATAACAAAAAATGCATTGATGTAAATAAAACCCCAATTCTATCACTGCGATCTAAATGTTACAGATGAAGTACTTCGATTCCACGAATTCAGACGATTAATTCAAAGATCGTAAATAGAGGGGCACGTAAGGATCAAGCAAGCAAGCAAGCATCCAACTAATCCATCCTATCAACAAGAAGCTCAAACTCCTTGCAAAATCTCTCAAATGCCCATCATATCACCATACTGGCGCATCAACACAATAGATCCAGCAAAAATGCCTGCGGCTCGAACTAATTTCTGCAATTTGTAATACAAAAGCACAAGGAATGAAACAGCATTGCCCAAATAGAGAAAGACTAACAAGAGCGCAATTCAAACCAGCAAGATGTTCTGCAACCAATGAACTAAGCTACAGAAAGGCCCTTGGACTCGAAGAAGAGCAATATCAACTTGCTAACCACAAAATGCCATAGACATATTCACTTGACCTCCCACATTCGCATATTCACAGGATAATCAAAATACTCTAATCACAGAAAACTATATATTCCCATTACTCTCAGACTCTAAAACTCATACCACAGAAAATGAAACCTTCTCAACATTCTACGAAAACTCACACATAAAACACTGTATCCACAGAAAATTATATCTTCCCATCATTTCCAAACTCTAAAACTACATGATTCATTCATCTAAATAGAGCAAAGACTAAGATGTTTTATTCTAAATCCAGATTGTATTTCTAACTTCAACTCCCCCATAAGCCAGCTAGCTAATGAGATGACATCTCAAATCCAATATCAATTCGGCAAACAAAGAAAATCAAGCCCCATGTCACGACAGAATCGTTGAAATGTCAAATAAAATTTCTCAAACAAGAAAAATGAATCTTGAATCCTGATCGACATATACTACATTCAAAGAATTAAATTCAGCAATTCACTCTATTTCTCTACCTAACGCATATCGGAggaacaaaattgaaaaaaataaaagaattaaaaaatgaaatctaAAGTGAATTAAAGCAAAACACCAACAGAGTTAaagattaataatttaaaaacaaaacaaaaaaggaaCAATATATGAGAAAACAGATAAAATTACCACATTGTGATCCCATTTATCAGGATTGTGAACCTGGGAGTTCCAAAAGGCCTTGATACTGTCCAGAGAAATCGCTTTGTCCGCCAttaaatcttcttcttcttaagcGGAAAGACGAGTGAGTTTAattaggggctagggtttttgtatttttgtgtatGAGGGGTGTGCTGCTGCGAGTGGCGTAGTTTCGGGAAAATAGTTTTTTTAGTTCAGAACagattaataattattttatatatatatatatatatagggatgtattcatttccttttcctatatttccttctttttccttcttaatatcagccattagattagagaaatggacggtcaagatcaacatttagtaattaatcccgtgttgcattatttgtcatattttgtgcattatgagggtacaatagtaatctaataatggctggaaaccgctacgaataatgcaccacatggtcacgagtaatgcatataattgcctatataatgcacaatatgtgaactgcaatgcatacgaacaagatgtgctgtgttatgatgtttgacacacgtttcttgtttcccctaagggtttaataagcttaggggctagggtatagtacatagacatgtatgtaatcttcacatggtaacgagtaatggatataattgactatataatgcacaatttgtgaactgcaatgcatacgaacaagatgtgctgtgttatgatgtttgacacacgtttcttgtttcccctaaggctttaataagcttaggggctagggtatagtacgtacgcattaataataaattataaaacgatacgaataattcaccaaattgtcacgagtaatggatgttattaactatataatgcacaatatgtgaactgcaatgcatacgaataagatgtaccatgttatgatgtttgacacacgtttcttgtttcccctaagggtttaataagcttaggggctagggtatagtacgtaggcattactaaatgcacgtatgtaatcttcaatccgttgattaacccatatacacaatacctctaataatgcataatatactgagataatgacaattaacagctacataatgcactacctaaaccaaataatgcacatacgtatattccaataacaacaatttgttagtaatgtctacgtactataccctagcccctaagcttattaaacccttaggggaaacaagaaacgtgtgtcaaacatcataacatggtacatcttattcgtatgcattgcagttcatatattgtgcattatatagttaataacatccattactcgtgataatttggtgaattattcgtatcgttttataatttgttattaatgcgtacgtactataccctagcctctAAGCTTATTATTCtttggggaaacaagaaacgtgtgtcaaacatcataacacagcacatcttgttcgtatgcattgcagttcacaaattgtgcattatatagtcaattatatccattactcgttaccatgtgaagattacatacgtgtctacgtactataccctagcccctaagcttattaaacccttaggggaaacaaaaaacgtgtgtccaaacatcataacatggtacatcttattcgtatgcattgcagttcacatattgtgcattatatagtcaattatatgcattactcgtgaccatgtggtgcattattcgcagataccaaaatgtggcagttacttttccgtcaaatgtcaataataaccctgtaatgcatacaaccaccttctataatgcaacacggaaccagttttatagaatcaatctgatccgttgatgccttagatctaacgcataatattaagaaggaaaaaggatctaagatgtgaaaaggagaataacgttcccctatatatatatatatatatatatgaaattcAACGAGATATAGTAGTAATACAGCTTATTACTACTGCTAATATCAGCAATAATGATTAGTATTTTTACTCAGTTTTCATTTATATAAAGTATACAGTTTATTTTCAAACTAATAATTTTAAAGAGCTCATGTTTTCAAGAGGAAAACTATTTGAAAATGTGATATGTATATGTTTTCGTAAAAACTGATGGATTTTTTTATATagcaaataaatttatactctaTTTAACTATACGATCATTTGTTAtgatttattcaaattaaatggtGGATAAAAAATTTGCACGAGTACATTGAGTTGGTTTGTTTATTTTCACTCCCGTAAACATGTGAACGAGCAATTAATACCTAAAAAATTAACAACGATGCTTCAATATGTATACTACTACTATGAGAACTAAATACCGAAAAACTGCTCTCCAACTCATGGATTGATAGTTCGAGTTATCAAATAATCGTGAAACTGAGTGGTGTCAATTGTaactcaaaaaaaatatatatatgatgCCAAAAACCAAAAGATAATTTAGTATAAGAATATTTGACATAACAAAAGTTGAAAAGAATATGCTGCGGGAGTGTGTAACAGCCTCATTAATGTTAACGGAAATGATACCTTATGTTATTGCGTCCAAACAAAGTAGCAACAGTAGCAAGTCCTAACAAAAAACAAATCTTCAAAAACTAAAGTAAGGGAATCCTCTCGACTTCAGAGGAAATGGGCTGCGAGGGCCATCTTAGTCTTGTGTGGCAGCACCTTGGTTCAGCTCTGCGAATCTCATGCCAACGCGCATCGAGTGCTTCAAAAACTTCTCTGCACATCTGCGAACGCAAGTCTCTTCTTGCTTATCAAGAGTTTTGCGCCGGAATGTGTCTACACAATCGGTGAAACATCTCTCCACCAGTGTATTGTACATCCTTAAACTGCATGAGAAATTACAAAGAGTTATTATCGCATATTGATCCACAAATAACCCGATTATTCAGTACAAACATGCTCTTCTAACCAACTAGCAGCTCCAGTTGTGCTAAGAAGAGTTTAAATTGGGTTGCTAAACCAAAATTACAATCTTAAAATAAATTTTCTAGACCATAATAATCTTAGGGGACACCTAACATTTGAAGTTTGTCAAACCCTAGCACATGAAAGTGTTCCAATATATGACTGGACACTGGTTGAGAGATGAGATTTAGGCATAAACCTTTTGTGTGATCTAGTTATGACATCATTTGAGTGAACACCTCAACTAAAAGCTTAAGCTGGTAGGGAGGAGTATCATTGTAACATTCAGTTAGTATCTTTAATAACAGATTAGCACAAATCATCAAGATATACGGACACTGTTCACAGTACATTTAAAGCATTAACATCGACTGATATATCTTACAGCATGCTATCACTCATCAAGAAAATCTGCAAGACCATTATGATTTTCCTAGTCATTTTAGCATGATTCATAAAAAAACTTGCCATTTCTTTCAGAGTTGAATTCTACAAAGAACAAGAGCAACACCCAAACATCTCCTACTTCATGAACTGTTAAAAAACCATAAAAATGTCGAATGTCCAAGTTGAAATAATGAcagaaatcaaataaaaagttATTTTAAACCTAGATCTTTGGAAGAGTATGTGGATCAGTGCTTCCTACAGCTAACtgaatgaaattaaaaaattggatGCCCTGTTCCCTAAAACAGCTTCTCTAAAGAAGTAAGGGCTATATATCTCTATAACGGAAGGGAAAGAAAATGGGCTTCTTATAACATCAAATCCCGGACAAATAAGGGACGCCAGGCATAATACCATGGTGAAATGGGGATTACAAATGGATTTTGCGATACTCGTTGAAATGGTTATGGAGTAATATGTTTGACAGGTCAAATAAGACTTTCACACTTGACAACAACTCTCACCCATCCAACCATATCAACTTATTACCATTTCCATTCCAATTAGAGTCAAAACTTATACAGCTAATACATTAGCACCCATCTAAAGCAAAAATTAGCATTTCTTAGATTAATGCTGCATAAAAAGATGCAATAAATTCGAAGAAACTATAATCAACCCCCCAAATTCATAATCCAGTAGAACAGTTTATTTGCAAATGTCAAGAGTAAATTCACCAAAATTATCCAAGGACAATTTCCATTATTTGCAAAAGTTAACAGCTGAACAAGCCACTTCCTTAGTTTGACTCGTAATTTCCTGAAGCATTAATCAACAAATCAACTAACTAATCATTTCCATATCAACATAAAGCTTGCAACACGCCCAATAAAAAACAATCAACACAAATCCCTTCACACCACGCATTACAAATATCGCATAAACTTCGATCCTGACGAGCTGTTAACAGTTTAGCTAGCGTATGCTGAAAGATCGTATACATCGAATCAAATGCCTCGAAATTCGTCGTCCATTTCCGAAACATTTCATAAAACCGAAAATCGTGCACATATAAATTACCTGTCGCGGATTTGGAGCTGGTCGATCATGGAAGACATTCGCAGCTTGTCTGCCTCAGGAAGAGCGTCCAAATCTCCAAGCATACTTTTGTCCATTGTTGATAAATTTCTTGAACGTACAACCGAAGAGCAACAGGGTACAACTTAGCTTGGGTTTGGAGACTAATGCTTCTAAAGTCTAAACCCTAGAAACACTGTATAAAAACAGAGCTCGTCCCATGCTTATTTTTCTTGCTTCCGAAATGACCAAATTACCCTTCACCAACATTTTCTTACAAATATCCCGAAAAAGTTTATACTAACCGTtatactaaataaaaaaaattatgtatttaATCCCGATAATCAAGTAATTACAGCGAAAagaattaatgaaaaaatattacTGGGCACCTGCATCAAAATACACTAAGTTTCTATATTAATTAATGTTAAACTTATAACATATGGCCTATGTTCAATTATTGGCACCATAAATGACTTAATTCATGAACAGAGTTCCgtaaccaaaaataaaatcaaattcaataacAGAGTGATgatattcttaattttttagGCCCAAACAGGAACGCATTGAATAGACATGATTGGGCCTTTTctagttttatttaatttgagggAAACTGGGCCCATTTGGCCCAAACTGTATTGTCTGTTTTCACATTTTAAGACCTTTTCAATTAGTATAACTTAAACATAGAATATGGAAGTATGAAACACTATTCAGATGATAAGATATTTTTACTCCAACACTCCAACTAATAGATTCGGAGTTTAAGTTACCATGGGAATAGAGAGAGGAAACCATTGTTGATACGTTAACTTCAAAAATCTCAATCAATTTAGAATTACAAAAGTCTAAATCATTTCGTTGATGGAATTGATACCTGTGAAAAATACCAATTTAGATAGAGAATGATAGTATTAATTAGTAAACAAATTTTTGCTATTTCAGGGACTTAGATATCACTAATAAATGGACATGGGATGGGAGGAGTTTGTTGCATTATTTAGCAATTAAATAAGCAGCGAAAAGGACTCCATGAATACTTATACTATTTATTATACTCCAAATAAAATGTTATTTGCATTATTGGAAGCACAAGCATTAACTGTAGCTACTAATTATTTCTGATTCACTTCTGTCTATTTTAAAGAGGTATAAAAAATAGCTGCTGCAGCAGATAATGACTTATCATTCAAATTGCAGAATTTTTATTTCTGCATATGCAATAATTTACTGCAACAACTAGTAGTAGACTAGTAGTAGTGGCATTGTTCTGATTTGTTTTCTTACTCCAAATTTGTCATTGTCATTGTCATTAATTTCTTCCCCTGCAAAGAATATGGAGAGAGAGATGATGGCCACACACATAGTAAAGATGATGAGTGGATGATTGGTGAGGGCCAATTGATGACGAAGTGTGATACAGACAAGTgtattatttttcatatattaaaTACTAGGTAAAAGAAATTAGTAGAGCGCAGTACTTATAGTTATAGTCGACGAAGTTGAAAAAGTCACAAGACTTGCGAAATGGGACAGGGATCGAATCGAACGCAACAATCTGTTTTGATGCATCATGGATTTTGACCATCATAGATTGTTTAAAAGACGATAACACGATTTTAAtgttttttagattttattttatgattagTTATATGGGGTTAGGTATGACTAATTATCTTATGATTAtgcatctaggattgagttgaggaactaaatctcatgaaccaaacacactattaATTTAATCCAGTATACAATCttacaaaccgaacacccctaaGAGACGCAGGTTATGGATGTTATTATATACAGTTAGACGAAGCATCTATTGTTTTCTTCCTCTTTCTTAGACAAAATTCATAAAGTCAGTACTGTACTTGTGGTCCCAAATTTTGTTCACATTAGAATTTCTTCTAAAATCCCAATCAAACACTGTGTGGGGGGTTCTGCATTTTCTTTGTTATTTTAGATCTTTTGTTTGAATGTGATTAAAAGACTTGTCTTTGGTTGATCCAATGGAAAAATTCATTGACATACAGAAAGCAGCAGTTATAGAAATGGGCAAGAATTCTATACTGATTATGATGCTCATGACTGTCAAGAAAGGGTAGAAATGTTTGGCTTTCCAAGTCCAGAAGTCACAAGTTTTGGATGACTAGTTTGGGTTTTTtgatgaaaagaaaataaagttctTACTACAATAGTAGAAAAGAATGATGTAAAATGATGACAGAATATGCTTTAGGAGGCATTTCTTACTCTGATCAATAGCAGCATGATGGTTACACATAACATATTATGCACCACTTTAAAAAGAGGTCAATTGGGGTAATCCGGTTTGGTCTCATATAATCAAAGTCTCTTAAATTTTTTGATTTGAAATCTAAATAGTTGAATAAAATCCAGCTTCTTCTTTGTCAATAATCTTTGAAGCTTCAACTTAATCCTTGGTCCCGTAGTAATTAATGCTTATGTCATACTAACATTGTCTTCGTATTTTTAATTCGGCCATTCTGAGTGGTGGCTGAGTGCattatcaaaattcaaattttcacatGGAATAAAAACTTCATTTAGTTACagttttagaaaaaaataaatacaataatttagTATAATGATTTTAGTGATTTGAATTAGTTCTAACATGTTAACCCACTCATGCAAATATTAAAGTAGTCTACTTGCATCCGctaattacaaaaataatttgaacAATGTGTACTTTTGTTTTTGCAGTTGTAGCCAAATATGAGGTACCCCTCATGCAAAAACTAAAGTAGTCTAAAATGAAATAAGTTTCATATGAATAATGTGACGATAAATAACAGTGTGACTATTTAACAGCAAATAATACTTTGAAAGTACAGAAGGCTTGTACTAAAATCGAATGAAAGCAACGAGATTTTCCATTGTCATCAGCACTCATAACATATACTGATATACGTgcgtttgttttatatttattcttaatttttaatttaattctgACAGTCTAATCAATTTGTCGACTACACGTTGTTAATAACATTTTAATAtagaaataatttattaaataatttatctgTAGATAAATTTGCGATAAACAATATTCAATATCTTGGCCCTAATTAATATTATCCTAATTTTGCGATAAACAATATTCAATATATTCTGGTTAACTGATTAACCACGCATGGCTTATGTAGTTATATTATGAGTTTATATTTGCAGAATAATATACGATTATAACGCATGCTTGTACTAAATTCGTAGATCATCCTAAAATCAACGATCCAGATCGTTTTTTAGTTACTAGAAGGAGAAAAATGTAAACATGGTTGCCAAAATATTGGAGTGGTCCTCAGCAATAAGCAGAATAGCTTTAAAGAAGCTGCATACATCATTGGTCCCTCATCTATTTATAACTACTTCAATTATCGCCTAATTCAACCTCCATATACACGTTTTAATTAAATTGCTAAttgccatatatatatatatatatatatatatatatatatatatatatggatgtggatgtattcatttcctttttgtatcttttgttctttgttctttataatctcagccccacgatcttgtcatccgacggttagattggtgccacgtgtcatttaataatgcagattttcagttgaataatgcacaccgactaataatgcaccattatagtgtaataatgcagattttcagttaaataatgcacaccgactaataatgcaccattatagtgtaataatgcagatcatctggatcgttgatgaatgagatctaacggcccatattaagaagaataaaggatctaagggatgaatacgagaataacgctcccctatatatatatatatatcattttgTAAATCTGATTAATTTTTTCTTGCACTACACTGTTTGCTTATACACTTTTAAGTACTAGGAACCACACAATATACAATAAATTTATTTCTCATTAATTAACATAAACGAAAgctacctctctctctctctctctctagggtTGAAGCATGTGGCATGCCTTTGAATTGTTGTGCTAATAAAGCTAGCTAGCTATTTGTAGTTGTCAATAAAGGAGTAGTTACCCTTCTTTTATAGCATGCAAGAAGTATTGGTCCCATGCATTGAAGAACATAAAAAAAGTCTCTCAAAATAATCACAATTACATTACCATTTCTGCAGCTAGCTCATTCAATTCTGCCGACTATATGCTTCAACAATTAGTTATATGATATATCAGCCAAATAGATCTCCTCTCTTATTATAATAGTCATACACAACTTTTCAtttcctcttctttttcttactttcctttcctttcttaCATAACATTCATCTTGTCCAGAACCAACATAGCTTTCTGCAGACAAAGATTGTTTATTACTAGTCACAAAGTTGGTATTTTATTCTTTCCCCTTGTGAGCATATATTAGTATACATATTAATTTGTGTTCATTCAAATCACTACAAAGATTCCATTTTTGTTAAAAAACATTTCTTATTTCTTGATCTAGCTAGCCAATTTTGTTTCATATATTCAGGAATTTTAATTTCTCTGACAAATCATGAAGGtgttaatgttttggaccagcTGATCACACCTTATCCTAGACCTATCTATATATGGGGTTTTCCCAAATCCCTAAATTGAAATTCCCTTAACTATTTAATTCATGAATCAAATTCAAGAATGAATCAAAGATTGTATTTTTTGTGAATGCAGAAAGTGGTGAAGCAACCATGACAATGAATccaagagagagagatttgggaggaaagaaagaagaggaggaagaatACAGCAAATTCCCCAAAATGACCTCCTCCTCCCCTTCATCAAGGCAGTGGTCATCAACCTTGAAGAACCCTAGAATCGTGAGAGTGGCACCCGGCTTCGGAGGCAAGGACAGGCACAGCAAGGTGTGCACAGTGAAAGGGTTGAGAGACAGGAGGATTAGGCTCTCAGTCCCTACTGCAATACAGCTCTATGATCTTCAAGAACGGCTCGGCCTCAGCCAGCCTAGCAAGGTCATCGATTGGCTGATCGATGCAACTAAATTAGACATTGATAAACTCCCTCCTCTCCCAACCATTCCCACAAACTTCCTCCAATTTCACCAGCCACCATCAATATTGCCTAATCATCTTGATCATCAGCCTTATGCTTCTgagtttctctctccaaatctgttcagggagagagagaggtggagTGATGATCAAGAGGGTTTTGGTGGATTTGTGGCACAGAACTTCTTCCCACTAAACAGTACTCTATTTGCAAACCCTAACTACTTCCAATTGGAGCCTCCAGATTTGTCATTGTCTCAATTTGGGGGATTAGGGTTTGGCTTCTCGAACCGTCATCATCATGAAGACAACTCCAACTGCAGCCTCTCGTCTTCGTCTCAAGCTTCGAGCTCTCAGATTTACATGTCTCCATCTGCTGCGCATTTTCAGCCCTACTTCGCAGCGACTTCTTTGGAGAATGATCAGTTTAGGGATTTGCAGTTGCAGAATTCATCAATGAGATCTTTCAGTTT
This genomic interval from Salvia splendens isolate huo1 chromosome 13, SspV2, whole genome shotgun sequence contains the following:
- the LOC121761366 gene encoding transcription factor TCP17-like — protein: MTMNPRERDLGGKKEEEEEYSKFPKMTSSSPSSRQWSSTLKNPRIVRVAPGFGGKDRHSKVCTVKGLRDRRIRLSVPTAIQLYDLQERLGLSQPSKVIDWLIDATKLDIDKLPPLPTIPTNFLQFHQPPSILPNHLDHQPYASEFLSPNLFRERERWSDDQEGFGGFVAQNFFPLNSTLFANPNYFQLEPPDLSLSQFGGLGFGFSNRHHHEDNSNCSLSSSSQASSSQIYMSPSAAHFQPYFAATSLENDQFRDLQLQNSSMRSFSLNASLHSSENDKDNET
- the LOC121760235 gene encoding mitochondrial import inner membrane translocase subunit Tim9-like encodes the protein MDKSMLGDLDALPEADKLRMSSMIDQLQIRDSLRMYNTLVERCFTDCVDTFRRKTLDKQEETCVRRCAEKFLKHSMRVGMRFAELNQGAATQD